The sequence CTTCAACGTCTAAGAAATCTGGGGTCCAGGTTAAGTCAACAAGTAGTGGGTCTTCAGGGGAACAATCAGATGATGATGAAGCCGAGGGAGAAACTGAAACTACTCAGAATATGGACCCTACCGATGCGAAGCGCGTAAGAAGGTGAGCCTACTTTTGTAGTTGTTTGGTGGTTTACTTAAAAATAAAGTTGAAGTTAATTTGTGCTTTCCCGTCGCTATTCTTCTTTCAGAGTTTACACCGATATAGCTTTGCTGCTTAAATGTGCAAGTTTGAGAAAACCGTTTGTtagtatattaaatatttgttgcATTATGTTTGAACTTTGGGCATGGCAACGGAACTGAATTTCTAAATACTTTCTAATTTCGAGATGCTCATTAAAAAACCATCTAACAGTTCTTCTTCAAGTAGTGGCGAGATGTTAAAAATAGTTATAAAAGAACTTTTGATTCGTTTATGAACCAGGCTGAGAGCGGCTAAgttattagaatttttttaatctcaAGCATGTTGAAGGTTGTATCGTAGTTAGCTGAGCTTGCTAGCAGATCCTTAATTACCTAACCAAAAATCAAATACACAAAAATTACCAAGTTAAGTCGAAACTATATTGGTCGCCCTATAAAATGATCCATTCCTAGTGCGGATTATTTGAGAATAAAAACATATTGTTTCAAATCAGCTGATCAAAGAACCGAGCTCCCAGgtcattaattattttaattattgtgcTGTTCAGAATGCTTTCAAACCGAGAATCAGCTAGACGCTCAAGAAGGAGGAAGCAGGCCCATTTGACTGAGCTGGAGACACAAGTACAGTcatctcttttttttaatataaatttaaaatctccTCCCATTAATTTCTGGGCTATATCTTGGTTTGCTCCTTCTTAGGTCGGCCAGTTAAGAGTTGAGAACTCCTCATTGCTGAAACGCCTCACGGATATTGGCCAGAAGTATAATGAAGCAGCTGTAGACAACAGAGTTCTGAAAGCTGACGTTGAGACTCTGAGGGCAAAGGTTACTTAATTATATCTATGGATTTCTCAATTTCAAATACTATAAGAGCCATTAAATTAGAGATTACttaattttttgaaagaaatatAAAATGACATTGCaatcaaatataaattatcATGGCATTGTCAGCGAGTAAACTAATGCTATCAGAATAGTAAATTTTCTAGAACATTCATTTACACGTGCGGCATTggatatttttttctaaatgtGAAGActgtaaaaacaaaattttctagATCCTTGGCGCTTCAAAAACTTTACAACTTGGCTCGACCTCAGAAGCTGCCATCCATGCATTAATTATTCCCTAGATAATTAGCATTTTAGAAGAACCTCAAATTCAGGGCCTCGATCCTTATTTTTCGAcatttttacttattttttgtAATTGGATTTGCTTTTAGTTTTTAGTGGAAATTCTCTATTACAGGGATTTAAGGCTTAACTAAACTACACGTACATTTCATCTTACTATTCTTTTTACAGGTGAAAATGGCTGAAGAAACCGTTAAAAGAGTTACCGGATTGAATCCACTTTTCCATGGCATGTCTGAAATTTCTTCAATGGGCATGCCGTCTTTTGTGAGTAGCCCTTCCGACACATCAGCTGACGCGGCTGTACCAGTGCAAGATGATCCAAAACCACACTACTATCATACCCCTCCAAATAATCATTTAACAACAGCTCAAGATCTTAGAATTCAAAATGGTTCGATGGATAATCCGGTGGTTGAGAATTCACGACAGAGTGCAGCAGAAGCAGTTGGGGCAAACAAGATTGGAAGAAGCGTTTCTATGCAGAGAGTGGCTAGCTTGGAACATCTGCAGAAGCGGATTCGTTGGGGAGGAGCCGGTTCCTCTGGAACTCAGGGCACTGGAGAGAAATGAAGTTTGTTGAAGATCTTGACTCAAGGTCTTTCATGATTAATCCATTTGTGCAACCGAAGTGACATTTATGTATAAATTCTTTGGGACAAAACTCATTCTTGTCTTCCAACCTTTTGTATGTGAAGTGACTGATACAACTCATtcaaagttgtaagtttttCAGAAGGTGGTATTTTTTTACTTGCTGTGGTTCATTGTATTGTTTGCGTTCTTTATTAGTAGTTTATTAGTAGAAGAAAATTGCGAGAACATAGAACCATACATATTATGAAAGAGACAAGGAAACGATTACATGACTCTATAAGGATTAAGGACCAAACTCAATCAAATACCAAAACCCAGTTGCACCACTGTTGTGACTTTTGCTCCTCGAACTCTGTATAAAATACTAGAGAAATATAAATACGAAAAGTGTGAACATCCATGGAAAATGAGTTGATAGAGTGTATAAAGTTTATTGGGTTTGGGGTTGTAGAAAAAGTCGAACAATCTTTGTGAAATGCCAACTTCACCTCTTAGTATTTTTTATACCAGGCGTTGAATTGCATCTaacttatttttttcttttttcgcaGTAGGTGTTTGCCGGAACATTTCTCCACTTTACGcctttcaattttttcttgaaCAAAAATCATTAGCTTCCAATAATCCAAGTTCTTATACAGTTGGTGGCATGATAAACctgatttttttatgatttttgctGGTTCTTAATTACTCATATAAAACTGGATCCAAAGTAGTTGTCTTTTTCAAAACTTTTTTAGTGTACTCTTCTACTTGAAGTTCAACCACATAAACCTATGGTTACCCTGACAACTTCTTGTAGTTGGCATGAACAAATTTTGTATTCAAAGTCGTTTGATAACTGTGGATTTTACCACAGATGGTTATGTAATGTTGTATGTGTATATAACatgtaattttaattcaaaaggATGGCTAGATGTGGAAGCTACAAAATTTGTGTGGACATAGATCCATTCTTGTATAAATAatattcaaagtgttgaataaCTTGCGGTCTCTAGTTCGtctaaaaaaatcttttcttgttttttcaTATAGACAGACTCAAATGTCAATATTTCTATAGGTGGAGCAACACCCTTGCACATTACCCAAAAATTATCAACTGCTTGTCACAAGCTGGAGCTATTATTATGTCCTATAATAGTTTCTTTAGAGATCTATGTTCTCTTAGTAATAAAAATCATCTTCTTTTATGTCTTCTGAGAGACAATATTAAAGATTAATTTCGTTCATTAGTTTTTCAAGTTAATTTAGAGACTCCTTTTTCTCATTATTTTTTAGAGCAAAAGAAGATACTTCTGAATTTCTGTTGTCCTTAGCACACACAATCTTGTTCTTTGACTGTTGATCTATCTAGTACGACAAGCACTCTCCTACCTCCTGAACTTTTACCCGAATCATGAAAATACAGTTCATTTCTTCATTTGAGTTTTCACCCTTTTCACCCATCTGACGTTGATTGATGTCATCTCAATCCTTCTAAGAGACGAGTTAGTTCGATCACTTGAACATGTTGAAATTTCAATGATCAATTAGGTTTTAGAAAAAATTTGCTTAAGCTTGTTCAAGCATTTTTGGGctatctttttctttccccttacTATAAACctacaaaattatataaaataattatgtttaCTTTGAGAGATATGAGTAGCATTCgtatgataaaaataattaaatttcttaattatgATTTCACTATAAGCATTGTACTGGCAGTATATTGGTTTGTTTCGATGAAAATCTGTTTAGTGCGAAAATCTGTCATTTCTTCAACAAAGATATTTCGATTGCAAGACCAATTATAAGTTGGTATCTTGTCACTTGCTGTGGTTTATTTGCTTGCCTTATTctttagtaaaataaaattgcaaAACAACGCCGCTTGTCTATATACATCATGAAGGAAACAAAGCGTCACATCTCTCCTCGGAATCCATATAGAATTTGATGACAAACAAATTCCAAGTGCATTGCATTGAGTACTAGAGAAATAATAGTGTCAACACGAGCTAGTAACACGGGGTGACTCTCAATCTGTCGCAACCTATCATTACACATGGTGGGGTCTCTTGGCGGATGCAGTCGCTTTGACAACTTTAACTGTCAGATTAGGTGGGACGAGATGGACGGGAAAATTGATAACCCAAATCACCTATTTTTATATGGTGGGATGAACTAACTCAGCATATCTAACACGTTTTGACATATCTAGTACGATGAGATTGTGAATGCTAATATGATAATTTGAAAGATATTGATAACATAACTATTTTTTTCAACTTCGATTATTTTAAAACGTGAGCCAAATGCAGGACGATGTAATGAcattgaatcttgttcttggtACCAAACAACGCCTTGCAAAATTGTTCCTAATAGCCAAGTTTTAGAGGTGAAAACAATAATAAGTAGAAGAATGAGGGTCTAATTAATATTAAACATAGTTCCTGGGTCTTCGggaataatccaaaaataactttttttagaaggaaaataaaataaaattatcgtTAATAATTATCGTTAATAATTATCGTTGTTAACCGTTTTGAAGGCCGAGTTTAGCAATTTCAGAAAGTGAAGCACAGAGGTCGAGAGGAAGAAAGAATCGGCAAAAATGGTGGCTCGCAAATTTGTTGTTCAACACGGAGATTCGGCCTTCGATATAGATTACGATACAGATGATGGATTCGAAGTTCTTTTCTTCATTTCCTGCTTCGATTTTTAGTCTATTTCAATTTAATGATCTCAaacgttttttttttgctgtttCGTTTGATTGCGTTTTCAGGTTCTCAAGTTCCAGCTCTTCTCTCTTACATCCATTCCTCCGGCTGAGCAAAAGGTTCTAGATCCTTTTTAATTCTGCCAAAAATGCGAGGTTATAGATTTTGCTGAATAATTTTGGGAATGAAAAATCCCATGATCCCATCTCTGAATTACATCTGAAATTGGCCGCACCCTGTTAAAGTGTATACTGCATTTGTTTGATTGTCATATTTCTCATACGCCACGAAACCCCGTTGCTTCAAGTTCAACACTTCAAATCCCGTTATGTATTCAATTCTTTTGAAGAATCaagatttgttttttatttagttacaagatgatatagatatttggAATGATTATTGTGccttttataataattttgattgaAATTTGGAGTGGTTTCCTCCAATTATCGCTATGCTCATTTGTTGTTGACCTTCGTGAATGGTTGTTCATTTCAATGCAATATTAAAGAGAGCCTCAATATTTTAGCCAGTTTAGAATTTTGTGGGTGgatgtaaaatatttaatacattATACACAACGCATTCACCTGTCAGACtctttgtaattttctttgtaTTGTCTTATGCGCGTCAACCGATGTACCTGACTTCCTCTGTTGGAAAATTAGAATTCTTATCATCAATAGGGGCCTACATAGAAGTCAAATCATGTGCGTGTGAGTCTATATAAAAGTGGTGTTTTGCGCTCAAATGTTAAACATGCAATTTTATGTATTGCTCGAGCATAAACATATTGGAGTTTTTGTTGATTGATGAGAACTTAATGAATGGATTTAGATATGGGGAGGTGACAATGATCGTGTTGTGTTGGATGATTCTGATCTCGATATGATTTCTGATAAGTTACGATTGGCATCAGTTGATGACTCTAAAGAAACCAAAGAGATGGAAAAGCCAGCTGTAGATTTCGAGAAGTCTGACGAAGAATTGGCTCGTATGCTACAGGTTCTTGCAATTAATATTGAGTTAGCTAGTTATTTATTCTCTCATCATCAGATTATTACTTTTCATCCTATCATCCATTATGTGGTTAAAGTGGTATCTTCTTGACAacttagtgaaagattatgttAACAACATTTAGCAAAGTAATACTACAGGC comes from Primulina huaijiensis isolate GDHJ02 chromosome 17, ASM1229523v2, whole genome shotgun sequence and encodes:
- the LOC140962802 gene encoding light-inducible protein CPRF2-like; translated protein: MDRVFSVDDIADHFWSPHPPPISLHDEEHHYHPAAASSSSEAMRMNRSPSEWAFQRFLQESAAPDHTAAPNPKEDDVVEIKSNKSLDGIPNPNIPVDSEEYQTFLKSRLELACAAVALTRAANGKAQESAITGRYNSSQAFNASQPGSHVNHEASGQDSSKLCDKKDGGPFGAPAPSSTSKKSGVQVKSTSSGSSGEQSDDDEAEGETETTQNMDPTDAKRVRRMLSNRESARRSRRRKQAHLTELETQVGQLRVENSSLLKRLTDIGQKYNEAAVDNRVLKADVETLRAKVKMAEETVKRVTGLNPLFHGMSEISSMGMPSFVSSPSDTSADAAVPVQDDPKPHYYHTPPNNHLTTAQDLRIQNGSMDNPVVENSRQSAAEAVGANKIGRSVSMQRVASLEHLQKRIRWGGAGSSGTQGTGEK